In Zobellia roscoffensis, the following are encoded in one genomic region:
- a CDS encoding VCBS repeat-containing protein, with protein MSDTDTGIDFSNDIVETDSLNYFNYPYMYMGGGVSAGDVNNDGLVDLFFTANMEPNKLYLNKGDFQFEDITEVAQVAGDDRWFTGTTMVDINNDGYLDIYVSVSGKGENRRNLLYVNNGSSAPSGLVTFTEKAEEYGIDHNGHTTQSTFFDYDNDGDLDLYLANYSPTPFNSPVEFYQSKAAFPKLADSDILFKNNGNGGFVDVTEEAGILNFGLSLSATVSDFNGDGWQDIYVSNDFDSADFMYINNKNGTFKEVALSVLKHTAQYGMGADIADYNNDNLVDIAQVDMTPEDNKRSKANMASMNPLGFSKMVNAGLNYQYMQNSLQLNRGEDSNGNPVFSEVSRLAGISTTDWSWSVLFSDLDNDGWKDITISNGTRRDINNRDYFLKLQSRNHFGGVKLSAEEIQKIPSEKIANYVFRNNKDLTFKNMVDEWGWEEKTFSNGAAYADLDNDGDLDFVINNIDHKASIYKNNNSDNNNYLKVILQGPKTNTNGLGAKIYVTTDSLEQFSELTLTRGFQSSVPPEAHFGLGKETMVKSVKIVWPDGTISLVENVGVNQTVSIDILTAKESKVKQKIGKRIFNSVESDSLGIDFVHAENVYDDYLDEPLLPHQTSMLGSGLAVADVNGDGLEDFYVGGASEQEGALFMQNNEGKFHRSNIEVWQRDSKHEDIGALFFDYDNDGDADLYVVSGGNEKSDDANFFQDRLYENNGDGIFMKTMNVLPYMNTSGSRVVAGDYDNDGDQDLFVGGRLVAGQYPWPTKSYILKNEGGIFEDVTEQLAPDFNQLGMITDARWTDFDGNGTLDLIVVGEWTPILFYSNVNGVFKNVTDATGLENTSGWWSSITESDFDADGDMDYVVGNLGLNYKYQASIEAPFEVYADDFDENGRKDIVLSYYNFGKLFPVRGKSCSSQQMPSLSKKFEDYNSFASAELDEIYGKEKLVEAEIHYQAETFATSYIENLGNGKFGLTKLPNEAQFSSVNKIISEDFDKDGLKDIVVAGNLYASEIETPRNDSSIGAFLKGDGNGNFVATKNQDNGLYLDGDVKDASLIHIKGNKFIISVRNNDTLQFVKITNPAGNM; from the coding sequence ATGTCAGATACTGATACGGGCATTGATTTTTCAAACGATATAGTAGAGACGGATAGTTTAAATTATTTCAACTATCCATATATGTACATGGGTGGTGGTGTTTCTGCTGGAGATGTCAATAATGATGGGCTTGTAGATTTGTTTTTTACGGCCAATATGGAACCGAATAAATTATATTTAAACAAAGGAGATTTTCAATTTGAAGATATTACGGAGGTAGCCCAAGTTGCCGGTGATGATCGCTGGTTTACGGGCACTACTATGGTAGATATAAATAATGATGGATATTTAGATATCTATGTAAGTGTTTCTGGAAAAGGGGAAAATCGTAGAAATTTGCTCTATGTTAATAACGGTAGTTCTGCACCTTCAGGATTGGTTACATTTACAGAAAAAGCTGAAGAATATGGTATTGACCATAACGGGCATACCACACAGAGTACATTTTTTGATTATGATAATGATGGGGATTTAGACCTCTATCTCGCAAATTATTCACCCACTCCGTTTAATAGTCCTGTAGAGTTTTATCAAAGCAAAGCAGCGTTTCCTAAGTTGGCGGATTCAGATATCTTATTCAAGAATAATGGCAATGGTGGTTTTGTTGATGTGACAGAAGAAGCGGGTATATTAAATTTTGGGCTGTCCTTAAGCGCAACAGTCTCTGATTTTAATGGTGATGGATGGCAGGATATTTATGTGTCCAACGATTTTGATTCAGCAGATTTTATGTATATCAATAATAAGAACGGGACGTTTAAAGAAGTTGCACTTTCCGTTTTAAAACATACGGCTCAATACGGTATGGGAGCAGATATAGCGGATTATAACAATGATAATTTAGTAGATATAGCACAGGTAGACATGACCCCTGAAGACAATAAAAGGTCTAAGGCTAATATGGCCAGTATGAATCCTCTAGGTTTTTCTAAAATGGTAAACGCAGGGTTAAACTATCAATATATGCAGAATAGTCTTCAGCTGAATAGAGGTGAAGATTCAAATGGAAATCCGGTTTTTAGCGAAGTATCTCGTTTAGCGGGTATTTCTACTACAGATTGGAGTTGGTCTGTTCTTTTTTCAGATCTAGATAATGATGGTTGGAAAGATATTACCATTTCAAACGGTACGAGAAGAGATATTAATAACAGGGATTATTTTTTAAAGTTACAATCAAGAAATCACTTTGGGGGAGTTAAACTATCTGCAGAGGAGATTCAAAAAATACCCTCGGAGAAAATTGCTAATTATGTTTTTAGAAACAATAAAGACCTCACTTTTAAAAATATGGTGGATGAATGGGGTTGGGAAGAAAAAACCTTTTCGAACGGTGCCGCTTATGCAGACCTTGATAATGATGGCGATTTGGATTTTGTGATTAATAATATAGACCATAAAGCATCAATTTATAAGAACAATAATTCAGATAACAATAACTATTTGAAGGTAATCTTGCAAGGCCCTAAAACCAATACAAATGGATTAGGAGCTAAAATTTATGTAACCACGGATAGTTTAGAGCAATTTAGTGAATTGACATTAACTAGAGGGTTTCAGTCTTCTGTTCCACCAGAAGCGCATTTTGGCTTGGGTAAAGAAACAATGGTAAAATCTGTGAAGATTGTTTGGCCTGATGGCACGATCTCATTAGTAGAAAATGTTGGAGTCAATCAGACGGTGAGCATTGATATTTTAACGGCAAAGGAATCTAAAGTCAAACAGAAGATTGGGAAAAGGATTTTTAATAGTGTTGAGTCGGATTCATTAGGTATCGATTTTGTACATGCTGAAAATGTATATGATGATTATTTAGATGAGCCACTTTTGCCACATCAAACCTCTATGCTAGGTTCTGGTCTAGCGGTAGCTGATGTTAATGGAGATGGATTGGAAGATTTTTATGTAGGAGGAGCATCAGAACAAGAAGGAGCACTTTTTATGCAGAACAATGAAGGTAAGTTTCATAGGTCTAATATAGAGGTGTGGCAAAGAGATAGCAAACATGAAGATATTGGCGCTTTATTTTTTGATTACGACAATGATGGCGATGCAGATTTGTATGTGGTAAGTGGGGGAAATGAAAAAAGTGATGACGCTAACTTTTTTCAAGATCGGTTATATGAGAATAATGGGGATGGTATCTTCATGAAAACAATGAATGTTTTGCCTTACATGAATACAAGCGGCTCTAGAGTAGTGGCGGGTGATTATGATAATGATGGTGACCAAGACCTTTTCGTAGGAGGTAGATTGGTAGCTGGTCAATATCCGTGGCCTACAAAAAGTTATATCCTGAAAAACGAAGGAGGTATTTTTGAAGATGTAACAGAACAATTAGCACCAGACTTTAACCAATTGGGAATGATAACAGATGCCCGTTGGACAGATTTTGATGGAAATGGTACGCTGGACCTTATTGTAGTAGGTGAGTGGACTCCCATTCTTTTTTATAGCAATGTAAATGGAGTTTTTAAGAATGTTACAGATGCTACAGGGCTTGAAAATACAAGTGGGTGGTGGTCAAGCATAACCGAAAGTGATTTTGATGCTGATGGAGATATGGATTATGTGGTGGGTAATCTTGGGTTAAACTATAAATATCAGGCATCAATAGAAGCTCCTTTTGAAGTATATGCAGATGACTTTGATGAAAATGGTAGAAAAGACATTGTGCTGAGTTATTATAATTTTGGAAAATTATTTCCAGTTCGGGGCAAGTCCTGTTCATCGCAACAAATGCCATCTTTGAGCAAAAAGTTTGAAGATTATAATTCTTTTGCTTCAGCAGAACTAGATGAAATTTATGGCAAAGAAAAACTGGTAGAAGCAGAGATTCACTATCAGGCAGAAACCTTTGCAACTAGCTATATCGAAAATTTAGGAAATGGAAAATTTGGCTTAACTAAGCTTCCAAACGAAGCACAATTTTCATCGGTAAATAAAATCATATCAGAGGATTTTGATAAAGATGGACTTAAAGATATTGTCGTTGCAGGAAATCTTTACGCATCAGAAATTGAGACGCCTAGAAACGACTCTAGTATAGGTGCATTTTTAAAAGGTGATGGCAATGGAAATTTTGTAGCCACTAAAAATCAAGATAATGGCTTGTATTTAGACGGTGACGTAAAAGATGCAAGTTTGATTCATATAAAAGGGAATAAATTCATTATTTCCGTACGTAATAATGATACATTACAATTTGTGAAAATTACAAACCCAGCGGGCAATATGTAA
- a CDS encoding RagB/SusD family nutrient uptake outer membrane protein → MNIIKKNTKTLIVYGSVLLAMTAGCSDNFLQDTNNKDLSEGVVFGADATAIAAVTGVYDGLQNDSQGDPGLPNEYNVKGIFKMANNITLDWQDPSVREDSPFFDFDINPDTDIPVKIWPNNYRVIGRANNALNNLQPAIDAGSISEDLGKRLIGEVLVIRAVSYQYLAAVYGGVPLVLSIDDDPFKGRDSQEAVFQQIVADMQDAVNRLPWTYDGEKGRVTKGTAYAILGNAHMWLGQYAEAVTAFEAIEAGGVTSLEPNFLDIHSVSNRNGVESLFELQWAANGDLGWNRNDEVNILQLFAMPTDITGGGGFTGIPTKELYDSFEEGDLRRQATIIGPGEEHPDPLINIIDYDGVDINTCGTVEEPWVGGTPDQRSGYWGVKSWRDPNIDGWGRTVLFGNQGHIWIRYGEVLLSLAESAFKDGQTAKAQAAFDRVRNRAWNGTAPAKTVSLDNILEEYRHELGGEYSLWPVIRRSGEAANFIQSRYGVSIPSGHELVPLPNSELSINPNLEQNQGY, encoded by the coding sequence ATGAATATTATAAAGAAAAATACAAAGACGTTAATAGTCTATGGTTCTGTTCTGCTAGCAATGACAGCAGGTTGTTCTGATAACTTCTTGCAAGATACCAATAACAAAGATTTGTCTGAAGGCGTTGTTTTTGGGGCGGATGCTACTGCAATAGCTGCAGTAACCGGTGTTTATGATGGTTTACAAAACGACTCTCAAGGTGATCCTGGTCTTCCCAATGAATATAATGTGAAGGGTATTTTTAAAATGGCCAATAACATAACCTTAGATTGGCAAGACCCTAGTGTACGCGAAGATTCTCCCTTTTTTGATTTTGATATCAATCCTGATACAGATATTCCTGTTAAGATTTGGCCTAACAACTACCGGGTTATTGGTAGAGCGAACAATGCTTTAAATAATCTTCAGCCGGCTATAGATGCGGGTAGTATTAGTGAGGACTTGGGTAAAAGGTTGATAGGAGAAGTTTTGGTTATAAGAGCGGTATCATATCAATACCTGGCGGCAGTTTATGGAGGGGTTCCATTGGTATTAAGTATTGATGACGATCCTTTCAAAGGAAGGGATTCACAAGAAGCGGTTTTTCAGCAAATAGTTGCAGACATGCAAGATGCGGTAAACAGGCTTCCGTGGACTTATGATGGAGAAAAGGGAAGAGTCACCAAAGGAACGGCCTATGCTATTTTAGGAAATGCACACATGTGGTTGGGTCAATATGCCGAAGCCGTTACAGCATTTGAAGCAATAGAAGCGGGTGGCGTAACTTCGTTAGAACCTAATTTTTTAGATATCCATTCTGTATCAAACCGCAATGGAGTAGAATCTCTATTTGAACTTCAGTGGGCCGCAAACGGAGATTTAGGTTGGAATAGAAATGATGAGGTCAATATTTTGCAATTATTTGCCATGCCAACGGATATAACCGGTGGTGGTGGATTTACAGGTATTCCTACCAAAGAGTTATATGATTCTTTTGAAGAAGGAGATTTAAGACGCCAGGCGACTATTATAGGCCCAGGAGAAGAACATCCCGATCCGTTAATCAATATTATAGATTATGACGGGGTAGATATCAATACGTGTGGAACAGTAGAGGAACCATGGGTAGGTGGTACACCTGATCAAAGAAGTGGATACTGGGGCGTAAAAAGTTGGAGAGACCCAAATATTGATGGTTGGGGAAGAACCGTTCTTTTTGGAAACCAAGGCCATATTTGGATACGCTATGGGGAAGTTTTGCTAAGTCTGGCAGAATCTGCATTTAAGGATGGCCAAACTGCAAAAGCACAGGCTGCTTTTGATCGTGTTAGAAATAGAGCTTGGAATGGTACAGCACCTGCAAAGACAGTTTCTTTAGATAATATATTAGAAGAATACAGACATGAACTGGGCGGGGAGTATTCGCTTTGGCCTGTAATTAGACGATCGGGAGAAGCAGCCAACTTCATTCAGTCTAGATACGGTGTAAGTATACCTAGTGGACATGAATTGGTGCCACTACCAAATTCAGAATTAAGTATAAACCCTAATCTAGAACAGAACCAAGGGTATTAA
- a CDS encoding integrase core domain-containing protein: MFSLKNSQEKLDVWREDYNGFRPHSSLGDMSPNEYIEKNENTPDFLVMTGT; encoded by the coding sequence ATGTTTTCCTTGAAAAATAGCCAAGAAAAGCTCGATGTTTGGAGAGAAGACTATAATGGGTTTAGACCGCACAGCTCGTTGGGGGACATGTCCCCCAACGAGTATATCGAAAAGAATGAAAATACTCCGGATTTTCTAGTTATGACCGGTACTTAA
- a CDS encoding SusC/RagA family TonB-linked outer membrane protein produces MKLLFLCITVLSFSVRANAFTKNTAPPEATALVLQQSVSGTITDADGQPIPGVSVVEKGTSNGVASDFDGNYSIKVSSNNATLVFSSIGFAKKEISVGEKTVLNVQMQEDAQSLEEVVVVAYGTSTKKDLTGAVAVISADELNTFPATTVDQALQGKTSGVQITSNSGAPGASVSVNIRGVGSFGSTTPLYIVDGFPTRDISFINPNSIQSLSVLKDASATALYGVRASNGVVIIQTKQGSNGKVQVELNTFVGFRTQPKTIDVLGVETFAPFAVGLSNSTDTEVSGVAIPYDGWNTPGNLRSIDWQDEVFNSAISKSTTLSIRGGGEKSKIAFTAGAYDEEGTLIGSKYKRYDLGFNSSFDITDKLRLKANTKYVSSQSFLPLGSGRGSLLNLYGNIPHLAPVGEVNLQGDVNPTNLPVDANGNYGAYPDVSGETFRDGRNFVARAGESDRDNITNTVLANIGAEWDIAAGFSTKVNVGTRVDNYAGWVFNPKYYRSSGNVDVRNAAIYTYTQSTDNQWLAEYILQYNKTFADKHKVDVLGGVSAQRTYTKYSQIEGTGFLDNRIRDIAQAEEISNAAGFSTRETLASTFARLNYSFDSKYYVTGTIRRDGVGNRFNSENLWGVFPSFAAGWNIDEETFMKNSTFNILKFRASWGETGNFDGISPFGFSSIFNNGTPRNDSSYSFGGNNVVGLAPVGASNANLRWETQVQSNVGFEGELLNNRLYFTADYFNRESSDFLFNINVPSQSGFANKPVNGGSVVNKGFEFMVGYRKNDGDFTYDISANLTKISNEITELDTPSNEVRFDNEFLDSFNEAGFWYDITRSALGGEVGSFYGFVADGIFQNQGEIDALNAAAPSGFYQANETSPGDRKFVDLNGDGEITGEDREVIGSPVPDFYGSLNLNFSYKNFDLGLNFYGSYGNEILNLVKRELESASGYGNSASFSNVSTDYFNNRWNGEGSTNSYARALIDDGDIQNNRASSYFVEDGSYLRLRNLNIGYSLPDKIIDKLGISSLRIYVSTQNVFTITNYSGSDPEIGQNSDIRGNSSVTTRGIDAGAYPISGTTTLGFNFKF; encoded by the coding sequence ATGAAACTACTGTTCTTATGTATTACAGTTTTATCATTTTCTGTGCGAGCTAATGCGTTTACAAAAAATACAGCTCCTCCCGAGGCAACTGCCTTGGTTTTACAACAATCAGTTTCAGGTACGATCACGGATGCGGATGGGCAGCCAATTCCTGGAGTTTCGGTAGTGGAAAAGGGAACGTCAAATGGGGTAGCTTCAGATTTTGACGGTAACTATTCTATAAAAGTATCAAGCAACAATGCTACATTGGTTTTTAGTTCTATAGGATTTGCAAAAAAGGAAATATCCGTAGGAGAGAAAACGGTACTTAATGTACAAATGCAAGAAGATGCCCAATCATTAGAAGAAGTGGTTGTGGTGGCTTACGGTACATCAACCAAAAAAGATTTAACGGGAGCCGTAGCGGTTATTAGCGCGGACGAATTAAATACTTTTCCTGCTACAACAGTAGATCAAGCATTACAAGGAAAAACAAGTGGTGTTCAAATTACTTCTAACTCCGGTGCTCCAGGTGCGTCTGTTTCTGTAAATATTCGTGGTGTAGGGTCATTTGGTAGTACCACACCTCTTTATATTGTAGATGGTTTTCCAACAAGAGATATATCATTTATAAATCCTAATAGTATACAATCACTGTCTGTTCTAAAAGATGCATCTGCTACTGCTCTTTATGGAGTACGTGCAAGTAATGGTGTTGTTATTATTCAGACCAAGCAGGGTTCAAACGGTAAAGTTCAGGTAGAACTGAATACGTTTGTTGGTTTCCGTACTCAACCTAAAACTATTGATGTATTGGGCGTAGAAACATTTGCTCCTTTTGCTGTAGGACTTAGTAATAGTACCGATACGGAAGTTAGTGGTGTAGCTATTCCCTATGACGGTTGGAATACACCCGGAAACCTTAGGAGTATAGACTGGCAAGATGAAGTATTCAATTCGGCCATTAGTAAGAGCACTACATTAAGTATACGTGGTGGTGGTGAAAAATCTAAGATAGCTTTTACTGCAGGTGCGTATGATGAAGAAGGAACGCTTATTGGTTCTAAATATAAGAGATATGATTTAGGTTTCAACTCAAGTTTTGATATCACGGATAAACTTAGGTTAAAGGCCAATACAAAGTATGTGTCTTCTCAAAGTTTTCTTCCCTTAGGTTCGGGTCGTGGTAGTCTGTTGAATTTATACGGAAACATACCTCATTTGGCTCCTGTTGGAGAAGTTAACCTTCAAGGTGATGTCAACCCGACCAACTTACCGGTTGATGCCAATGGTAATTATGGCGCTTATCCAGATGTAAGCGGTGAAACTTTTCGTGATGGTAGAAACTTTGTAGCTAGAGCAGGTGAATCTGACCGAGATAATATTACAAATACAGTGCTGGCCAATATTGGAGCGGAGTGGGATATAGCTGCTGGTTTTTCTACTAAAGTTAATGTAGGTACACGGGTAGATAATTATGCCGGTTGGGTTTTTAATCCAAAGTATTACAGGAGTTCCGGTAATGTTGATGTTAGAAATGCTGCTATATATACCTATACACAAAGTACCGACAACCAATGGTTGGCGGAATATATTTTACAATACAACAAAACTTTTGCGGACAAGCATAAGGTAGATGTACTAGGCGGTGTTTCCGCACAGCGAACGTATACAAAATATAGCCAGATAGAAGGCACAGGATTTTTGGACAATAGAATTAGGGATATAGCCCAAGCCGAAGAAATTTCAAACGCTGCAGGTTTTTCAACAAGAGAAACGCTGGCAAGTACGTTTGCTAGGTTAAACTATAGTTTTGATAGTAAATATTACGTAACAGGAACTATCCGTAGAGATGGGGTAGGTAACCGTTTTAACTCGGAAAATCTATGGGGTGTTTTTCCTTCATTCGCTGCTGGGTGGAATATAGATGAAGAAACCTTCATGAAAAACAGTACGTTCAATATATTGAAATTCAGAGCCAGTTGGGGAGAAACCGGAAATTTTGATGGTATCAGTCCTTTTGGTTTCAGTTCTATATTTAATAACGGTACACCTAGAAACGATTCTAGTTACAGCTTTGGAGGAAATAATGTTGTGGGCCTTGCTCCTGTAGGAGCTTCAAATGCCAACTTAAGGTGGGAAACCCAAGTACAGAGTAATGTTGGTTTTGAGGGAGAGCTTTTGAATAATAGGCTATACTTTACGGCAGATTACTTTAATCGCGAGTCTTCAGATTTTCTATTCAATATAAATGTTCCTTCTCAGTCGGGTTTTGCAAACAAGCCTGTAAATGGAGGAAGTGTAGTTAACAAAGGTTTCGAATTCATGGTTGGATATCGGAAGAACGACGGAGATTTTACCTATGATATTTCGGCGAATTTAACAAAAATCAGCAATGAGATAACAGAGCTTGATACGCCCTCAAATGAAGTTCGATTTGATAATGAGTTCTTAGACAGCTTCAACGAAGCAGGTTTTTGGTATGATATTACAAGATCGGCTTTGGGAGGAGAAGTAGGTTCTTTCTATGGTTTTGTTGCCGATGGTATTTTCCAAAACCAAGGAGAGATAGATGCACTTAATGCTGCTGCTCCAAGTGGTTTTTATCAAGCAAATGAAACCTCTCCTGGTGATCGCAAATTTGTAGATTTAAATGGAGATGGAGAGATTACTGGTGAAGATCGTGAAGTTATAGGTAGTCCCGTTCCTGACTTTTACGGAAGTCTAAATTTAAACTTCTCGTACAAGAATTTTGACTTAGGGTTGAATTTTTATGGCTCTTACGGAAACGAAATATTGAACTTGGTAAAACGTGAACTGGAAAGTGCTTCCGGTTATGGTAATTCTGCATCGTTTTCTAACGTGAGTACAGATTACTTCAATAATAGGTGGAATGGCGAGGGTTCTACAAATAGCTACGCCAGAGCTTTAATAGATGATGGTGATATTCAGAATAACAGAGCTTCTAGCTATTTTGTAGAAGATGGATCCTACTTAAGACTACGTAACCTGAATATTGGCTATAGTCTGCCGGATAAGATAATAGATAAATTGGGTATCTCTTCTTTAAGGATATATGTAAGTACTCAAAATGTATTTACAATTACCAATTACTCAGGTTCTGATCCTGAAATAGGTCAGAATTCTGATATACGAGGCAATAGTAGTGTAACAACAAGAGGTATTGATGCGGGTGCATACCCTATTTCAGGTACAACAACCCTGGGCTTCAATTTTAAATTTTAA
- a CDS encoding sulfatase has translation MLFFKLHIRLLTLLIFVPIFLSSQEKNSAKPNVLFIAVDDLTTSLASYGDSVAKTPNFDRLSKMGVQFNKAYCQIPLCNPSRASVMTGLRPDAIKVYDLDAHFRDEVPNITTLPQLFKDQGYWVGRVGKLYHYNVPAAIGTNGHDDPASWQEVFNPKGRDKDEEHLITNAEPHRKISAALSWLRAEGEDNEQTDGMITVEAIKQIEKHKKDPFFLGVGFFRPHTPYVAPKKYFDLYPIDSISIPYAPEDDRADIPFAALAHNCKVAHYGLPESVCLEAKQAYYATVSFIDAQVGLLLDALEENKLMDNTIIVLWSDHGYHLGEHQGIWQKRCLFEESAKAPMFIYAPGAAGNGTKCDEIVEFIDIYPTVAKLCNLTPPNKQPGKNLTPLLEEPNLNWEGHAYTQVLRPGNGNPVMGRSVRTNKWRYTDWNEDKEGEELYDQIQDPKEFNNLARDVNYKQIKSELKALLEENVSGKVPTTPFNPDRL, from the coding sequence ATGCTATTTTTCAAATTACACATCAGATTACTTACACTACTCATTTTTGTTCCTATATTTTTATCGAGTCAGGAAAAGAACAGCGCAAAACCTAATGTACTATTTATTGCAGTAGACGACCTCACCACCAGCTTAGCTTCATATGGAGATTCTGTAGCCAAAACACCAAACTTTGATAGGCTATCCAAAATGGGAGTTCAGTTTAATAAAGCGTATTGCCAGATTCCACTTTGTAATCCTTCCAGAGCTTCTGTCATGACGGGTTTAAGACCAGATGCTATTAAAGTGTACGACCTTGATGCACACTTTAGAGATGAAGTCCCCAATATTACTACCCTTCCCCAACTTTTTAAGGACCAAGGGTATTGGGTAGGTCGAGTAGGAAAATTATATCATTACAATGTTCCTGCGGCTATCGGCACCAATGGGCATGACGACCCTGCTTCTTGGCAGGAAGTTTTTAATCCTAAAGGACGAGATAAAGACGAGGAACATCTTATAACAAATGCGGAGCCTCACCGAAAAATTAGCGCTGCACTGAGCTGGCTAAGAGCTGAAGGCGAAGATAACGAGCAGACCGATGGTATGATTACTGTGGAAGCCATTAAGCAAATTGAAAAACATAAAAAAGACCCATTTTTTCTTGGTGTAGGCTTTTTTAGGCCCCACACGCCTTATGTGGCACCTAAGAAGTATTTCGATTTGTATCCTATAGATTCTATAAGCATTCCATATGCACCGGAAGATGATAGAGCTGACATCCCCTTTGCTGCTCTTGCCCATAATTGTAAAGTAGCGCACTACGGATTGCCAGAATCTGTTTGTTTGGAAGCTAAACAAGCTTATTACGCTACTGTTTCCTTTATAGATGCCCAAGTTGGACTCTTGTTGGATGCCTTGGAAGAAAACAAGTTGATGGACAATACTATTATTGTTTTATGGAGTGACCATGGGTATCATTTGGGAGAGCATCAGGGAATCTGGCAAAAGCGATGCTTGTTTGAAGAATCTGCTAAAGCTCCTATGTTTATCTATGCACCCGGTGCAGCAGGAAATGGCACCAAGTGTGACGAAATAGTAGAATTTATTGATATCTACCCCACAGTAGCGAAGTTGTGCAACTTAACCCCTCCAAATAAACAGCCCGGAAAAAATCTGACGCCTTTATTAGAGGAACCCAATCTGAACTGGGAAGGCCACGCTTATACCCAAGTACTTAGACCAGGTAACGGAAACCCTGTTATGGGCAGAAGCGTACGTACTAACAAATGGCGCTATACGGATTGGAACGAGGACAAAGAAGGCGAGGAATTGTATGACCAAATACAAGACCCAAAAGAGTTTAATAATTTAGCACGTGATGTCAATTACAAGCAAATAAAGTCTGAACTCAAAGCGCTTTTAGAAGAAAATGTAAGCGGAAAAGTACCAACCACCCCTTTTAATCCTGATAGGCTTTAG